A region of the Thermogladius calderae 1633 genome:
AGCCCTGTAGTAGCAGGGGTGGTAGAGAGCCTATGCTGGTGAGCGACAGGGAGCCGAGAGGCGTGTACGTGACAAGCCTGGGAGTCGAGTTGAGAGCCTCACTGCTGAAGCCTCTCGGTATAACAACTAATGTGCTGAAATCCTGGGTCTCCGAGAGACTAGTGGCTAGCCTCACTCTACCGTTAAGCGTGTCGTTCAGGTAGGCAGTGAAGGCTCTAGATAAGGCCGTGTTGTCCTCGTCTACGACCCCGATCACGCCTGAATACTGGTTGACCGTAGTCCTGATACCTGTGTTCATGAAGGTGCCTAGGGACACGTAGAAGAGAGGTATTACCATGAGCGTCACGAGGAAGCCGGGGTTCTTTATGATAGCCTTTACTTCCCTCTTGAGGAGGGACTTAAACACCATGTTGCTTCACCGCCCTCAAGAACACCTCTTCGAGGTTAGAGGCCGAGTAAGCCGATTTGAGCCTGTGTACCTCCCCCTCCGCTATCAGTTTTCCCTTATATATGACGCCCACCCTGTCGCAGAGGTTCTCGACCTCGAGCATGTTGTGGCTGCTCAAGATCACAGTGACGCCCTCTCGCTCCCTGTACCTCTTGATCAGCTCCCTAACAAACATGCTCTTCTCCACGTCCAGGCCCGAGGTGGGCTCGTCTAGGACGAGCACCCTGGGGTGAATAGCCAGCGCGACGCTCAAGGCTAGAATCCTTTTCATGCCCTTACTGTACTTCTTCACGGGCTTCTCGATGAACTCGCCTAAGTCGCTTATCGATATCGCTTCGTCGACTCTCTCTTCTAGTTCTCTCCCCTTGAACCTTATCGAGAGCATGAACTCGATGAAGTCGTAGCCGGTGAGGTCTCTGTAAGCCCCCGCCTCCTCCGGGAGGTAGCTGATCACCCCCCTCACAGCCATCGGCTGGCGTACCACGCTGTACCCCTCCACGAAAACGTCGCCGCTCGTCGGCTTCAGTAGGGTGGAGATTATCCTCAGCGTAGTCGTCTTTCCGCTCCCGTTCGGCCCGACAAGCCCGTAGATCTCCCCCCTCTTAACGGTGAAGGTCAACCCGTCGACCGCGACTACTCCTCCACGGTAGACCTTTCTAAGGTTGTTAACGACGACGCTCTCGCTCATTATACCAGCCGATTGCTCCGTTAATCTCTATCACGTAACGCATTTAAAATTGAGTGACTAGACACGACTCACGGGGCGGTAGTTGTGCCGCAGATCGACGCTGTGATAGCCGGTGTGAGGGTCGGCGACAACAGCCCTGTCAGGCTCATGGGCGTCGTCAACGTGTCCCCGGAGTCCTTCTACAAGGGTAGCGTGAAAGCGGATGCGGGGGAGCTCATTAGAACCGTCGAGGCGTTCTTGAGGAGCAACACCGACTTCCTGGACATCGGTGGGAGGTCTACGGCGCCCTACCTCAAGACAGACGTGCCACTCGAGGTAGAGCTGGAGAGAGTCGTCTGGGCTGTGAAACTAGTCAGAGACGTGTTCGGCGACAAGGTCCCGATATCGATCGACACCACCAGGTCTAGGGTCGCAGAGGAGGCTCTTCGGGCCGGGGCAAACATAGTAAACGACGTCTCGGGATTACGCGAGGACCCTAGAATGGCCGTAGTGGCGAGGGAGTACGGTGCCCCGTTGATCCTCGTTGCCAGGGTGTCCTCGTATAGGAGCGGCGTCAGCCCGATCGACCAGGTCATCGGGGCGGTTAAAGAGTCCCTATCGAGGGCCGTGGAGAGCGGTGTCGACGAGAAGCTCATCGTAGTAGACCCCGGTATAGGGTTCAACAGGTTCCAGGATCTACCGTGGTACGTGTGGGACTCCATGGTCCTAGCCGAGCTAGAGAAGCTGAGGGGGCTAGGGCGGCCCATCCTGGTCGGCGTGTCTAGGAAGTCGTTCATAGGAGAGATCACGGGCCGTAAAGACCCTGCTGAGAGGCTGTACGGCAGCCTTGGCGCGACCGCGATCGCCGTCTACAACGGGGCACACATAGTGAGGACCCACGACCCGGCGGAGACACTTGACGTTGTCAAGGTAGCGTCCTTCATCAGGCTCTACAAGACCCGGCAGATGTCCTGGTAGACATGGACTACCATAGGTGTCGCCCTGTACGCTCCGGCGAGCTAACGGGTTGAGGAGGCTACTCGTCCAGGGAAGTTATTTCGCTTATTATCTCCTTGTACGATGGCGGCTCTCTCCTCGCGGGGACGATCTCGACGTAGACGTACTTGAACCTAGGGTCGACCTCCTTGACCTTGCTCTCAATGGAGTTGGCCAGCTCCTCTGCTCTCCTCACGTCCATGTTCTCGTCCACCTCTACCTCCAACACGAGAAGGTACTCGTCCTCGGTCAACATGGCCGCCTTGAAGACGTTCACGTCTTTGACTTCACGGAGGGAGAGGACGCTGTTGAGCACTTTAACCAGTACGCCTTTCGGTGGCGCGTGACCGGTCAACACCCTGTAGAACCTGTAACCGATGGAGAAGGATATCGCGACTACGACTCCTGTTATTATTACGCTACCTACCACGTCCACAAGGCTCGATCCCGTGTACAGTGCTATAAAGGAGATAATCCCCACGAGAGTATCGGCCAACGAGTCCACCATCGTGCCCTTGGCCACCGGGTCTGTGTTCTCCCTCGTCAAGTAGTAGGCACTGTAGAATAGGGGCACGGTGTTTAGGACTGTCGAGACTAGGACTGCGTGTAGCGAGATGGGTGTAGAGTACACATCAGGCATCCTGCCGAGAGCCGAGACAACCCTGTTCACCGCAAACCCGAGGATCGAGCCCGAGAATATCATCAAAGCAATGAGGCTAGTCGCGTAAGACCTCCTCTCGACCCCGAACGGGTACTCGAGGCTTCTACGCACCCTCCTCAGCCCGACCATCATTGCTATGAGCCCAATAGTGTCCGTCAACTCGTTCAGCGCGCCTATTTGCACGCTGATTGAGCTCGAGAAGAACAGGCTTACTACGAACAGTACGGTCGAGACCGAGTTGAGGACGATACTCAGCTCGACCGGATTCAAACTAGGATATCCACCTGAATTAATATATGGGGTGAGATTTGTCCCTTATAAAACTAGTGGCTAAGGTACTTCTCTCTCAAGTACTTGAGGAGGTACTCTACGTTGTACTCGCCGCCAAGCGCTCTCTTTAGGAGCTCCTTCGGCGGGTAGGTGCTCCCGAACCTGTGTACCCTGTTCTTCTGCCACTCCTTGATAGCGCTGAAATCGCCCTTCGCCACCTTCTCTCTCAGGCCGACTTCTCTCTCCATGGCGTACATCATCTGCGCGGCTACGATGTTCCCGAGAGTATATGTTGGGAAGTACCCTATAGAGCCCATGCTCCAGTGGATGTCCTGGAGAACACCCTCGCTGTGCCTACCCGGCCTGACGCCGAGTAGCTCTTCCATGTAGTTGTTCCAGAGCTCTGGGAGGTCTCCCACCTTTACCTCACCCGTCAACATGAGTTTCTCGAGCCTCGCTCTCAACGCTATGTGTAGGTTGTACGTGACCTCGTCGGCCTCTGTCCTGATGAGGCTCGGCCTCACGACGTTGAAGTACAAGTAGACGTCCTCGGGGGTGTACTTCTCTATGAACGGGAGGTGCTTCTTCAGCACGGGGTAGACGAGCTGGACGAACTCCCGGCTACGCCCCACGATGTTCTCCCAGAACCTGCTCTGCCCTTCGTGTACGCCTAGGCTAACCCCCGTGGCGATCGGGGTGTACTTGAGGGCGGGGTCTATCTGTAGCTCGTAGGTCGCGTGCCCGAACTCGTGGACTGTGGATAGCAGCGACCTCTTGAAGTCGAACCCCTCGTACCTAGTGGTTATCCTGACGTCGTCCAGCCCTATCTCGATCGTAAACGGGTGGGCCGACACGTCGAGCCGGGCCCTCTCGCCTAGAGGGTAACCCAGTAGCTTCAACACCTCGCTGTTCACAGCCTCCATCCACGCCCTCTCGTACTTCACGTCCTCCAACGGGTGCTTCCTGGGGTACCTGCCCTCCGCCTCGACCTTTTCGAGTATGCTCTTGAGCTCCGAGGTAAGGGGTGTCAAGATGTTGTCGACGTCCCTTGTTGTCAACCCCTCCTCGTACAAGTCTAGTAGCGCGTCGTAGGGGTGGTCTTTCCATCCTAGGCAGTCTGCCTTCTCCCTGGTCAGCTTCACGATCTTCTCCAGGTACGGCTTGAACTTGTTGAAGTCGTCGGTCTCCTTGGCCGCCCTCCAGGCGTGCATGGCCTCCTGCGTCGTCTTCTCCAGTTCGGCCAACAGCCGCGGGGGTATGGCCCTCATGATCCTTATCTCCCTCGACAGAACCCTCACGACGCCCCTCTCGTAGTCGTTGAGGTTCTCGACCTTCTCGGCTTTCTCGACTAGTTGCGTGAACTCGGGGCTGAGAATGAGTTTCTGGGCTAGGAGGCTCAACTCGGCTCTAGCGACAGCCCTCTCCTCCACCCCTCCCCTAGGCATGTAGGTCTCGCTGTCCCACGAGAGGAGGGCCTGGGCGTGCCCTATTGCCCATATCGCCCTGTACTTCTCGAGGATCTCCTTCACGACCTCGTTTTCGAAAACCAAAGAGTCCACCATTCATTTTGTAACTTGGGCGACAATTTAAAATTCACCGTTGGCCAAATAATAGAGTAGGTCGCGCACTCGATGAGACCACCGGTTGTCATCCTCGCGGGAGGTCTGGGCACACGGCTAAGGCCCTTAACAGAGGTCCTCCCCAAACCCATGGTACCGCTTGGCGGGAAACCGCTTATAGCCCACCTCGTTGAGAGGTTTCGGGAGACCGGGTTTCACAGGGTCTACATCGCCGCGAACTACAAGGGAGCCCTGATTAAGGAGTACGTCGAGACGACGGGGATGCCCGCCGAGGTCAGGATACTCGACTCAAAGGACACTATAGACGGGGTGAGGCTCATAGCCGAGGAGCTGGGAGACGAGGTCGTCGTCTCCATGGGAGACTTGGTGACGAGCATCGACGTAGGCGACCAGTACAAACTCCACCGCGAGACCGGCGCGGACGCGACCATATCCCTGACCAGCGTTGACAACCCGCTGCAGTACGGGCTCGTGATGGTGGACGAGAGTAAGAGGATACTCCTATTCACCGAGAAGCCTGTAAGCCTCGAGGTCTACCTACTCAGCCTCGCCTTCTACAAGACGAAAGGTGTGAGCACCTACAGCAACCTTGTAAACGCGGGTATCTACGTGCTAGGCGAGAATGCTATGAAGCTGATAACGGCCAACAAGTCCCTACTAGACTTCGGGAGACACTTGTTCCCACTCATGGTCGAGGAGGGCTACAGGTGCTATGGGTACGTGGTTCCTACAGGGGTCTACTGGGAGGACATAGGGACGATAGAGAAGTACAAGAGGGCGATGTGGGACATGATCAGCGGGAACGTCCCCGGCTTCAAGCTGAACGGCGAGACGGTGTCCAGCGGAGTGCACATACACAAGACCGCCGACGTCAGGGGCGAAATACTACCGCCGGTTTACATAGGCGAAGGTGTAGTCGTAGAGGAGGGGGCAGTGGTAGGCCCATACGTGAGCTTGGAGGGGGGTAACTTCGTCGGGCGGGGTAGCCGCGTGGAGAACTCCATTCTATGGCAGAGAGTCGCCGTCGGCCGCAACACGTACGTCAGAGAGTCTATATTGTTGAACGACTCAGTTTTAAGTGATGGTGTGAAGGTTGTCGATTCTGTCATCGGCTCGGGTAACAAGGTCGTCGAGGACGTTTTCTCGAAAGTCCTACCCAACAAGGTGGTCTAGGTGCCCCAGTTCTACGACAACAGGATTATAGGCGTCCCGAACAGGGACTTCACCCCGGACGAGGCTGCGAGGCTGGGGGAGCAGTTCGGCTCCGCACTGGGCAAGGGATCCGTGGTCGTTAGTGGAAGAGACTACAACCCGGCCTCCAGGATGTTGAAGAGGGCCTTCACCTCCGGGCTCATGAGCGTGGGAGTAGAGGTAATGGACTTCCACGAGTCGCTCAGCGGGGAGATCTCTTTCAGCATAAAGAGGTTCGGGGCTAAGGGTGGCTTCCTGTTCACGACATCGCACTCCGTGAAAGACTCCATCATGTTAAAGCTGTTCAGGTCCCCCGGCTACGAAATACTCGCGAGTAGGCTGAGCATTGGGGAGTCGGAGGTCAAGAGGGTTGGGCTAGGCGAGATAGGCTGGGTCATGTACTCGGAGTACATTCACAAGCTCTACGTGTCGGCCCTCCTCAGCTTCGTTAAGGTCGATGAGATCATTACGAGAGGGTTCAGGGTCGTAGTCCACACCGCGTACTCACCCGCCGACACTATAGTGCCCGATGTGTTGAAGGCGCTGGAAGTTGACTACGTCCTCCTACACAACGTCAAGGCCAAGGCTTACGAGTCGATGTACCCGTTCACTAAAGAGCTCGAGAGGGTTGCTGACATTGTCAGAGCCACGGAGGCCGAGATAGGCGTTGTAGTGAACAACGACGCCTCCTCGCTCGTAGTCCTGGACGAGAAGGGTAGGATACTGCTTCCAGAGGAGCTGATGTTACTGATAACGCTCAACGCTCCCAGGGGCTCGCAAATCGTAGCAGAGGCTAGAGTGCCGGGCGTCTTCAAAGAGCTCCTCGCCTCGAGAGAAGTGCTGGTGGCGGAGGTCGGTAGTGAGGAGAATTTGATAGACGCGATGTACAAGACGAGGCCTTTTATAGCGCTCAGGCACACGGGTCACTTCGCCGTCCCCCTCTTTAGCCTGGGCTACGACGCCCTCATAACACTCGTTAAACTCCTCGAGTCTCTCGCCTTCGCGAAAATGAGGCCATCGGCTCTAGTAGACAAGTACAGGTCGAGGGCCTATGTAGAGGTAGGCAGGGTGAAGGCGGAGGAGGTCGGGGCAGCGAAAAAGGGGCTTATGCCTACGATATACGGTTTCTCGGAGTACACGCGGGAGGGCCTACGTTACCTGGTTTTCAACCCAGACGACCAGACGTACTCGCTCCTGGAGCCCAGACTATAGGGTCACATATAAACCGGGTTTTCATCATACCGATAACTTGGTTCTAGGCGGTCTTATGCTGAGAGTAGAGGGCCTCACAGCAAGTTACGGTATCGATGGTAACCCGGTGATCAAGAGCGCGGGAATAGAGCTGGGAGACGGGGAGGTCGCCCTGGTCACCGGCCCCTCTGGCTCGGGCAAGACGACGCTAGTACTCGCGATCACCGGCGTGTTAAAGCACCTCCTCAACGGCCACGTTTCGGGCAGGGTCTCGCTAGACGGAGTTAACCCGCTGGACCCGCACGGCTTCCGGAGAGTCCCCTTGGTGACCGGCGTGGTGTTGCAGGACCCCGACAGGCAGATCGCGATGCCCACACCGCTCGACGAGCTCGTCTTCACACTCGAGAACGTGGGTTACGAGACCACGGTGGCGGTCGAGAAGAGTAGGAAGGTGCTGGAGTTCTTCGGCCTCGGCGCGAAGGCAAACGAGCACGTCGAAAACCTCTCACTCGGCGAGAAGAGGAGGCTAACGATCGCCTCGGCGGTTGTGCACGACCCGGGCCTCTTGATACTCGACGAGCCCACCGCCAGCCTAGACCCGTGGGGGGTCAAGAGCGTGGTGGACTTCGTCGAAAAGGCTAGGAGGATGGGGCTCTCAGTCCTTCTAGTCGAGCACAAACCCCTGTTTTTCCGGGACTTGACCGACAAGGTCTACAGAATTGAGAAGGGCGTGTTGGTGGACTCCCAACCGCCTTCAACAGGCCTACCTGAACAGCGGCCAGCGGGAAGCAGGGAGGGCGGTGAACTAGTCCTCGAGGCTGAAGACCTGGTCGTCGGATACGGTGAGCCCGTACTGAGAACGGACAGTATCAGTGTGGGCAGGGGAGAGGTGGTCGTGGTCGCTGGCCCGAACGGGTCGGGTAAAACCACGTTGCTGAAGACCATAGCCGGGTTCCTCAAGCCTATCTCCTACAAGAAGATAAAGGTTAAGAGGGCCTTCTACGTTCCCCAGCACCCCGACTTCACGTTCATACACAGGACTGTCGAGGGCGAGCTGAGGGACGCGGCGAGGTCCGTGGCATTCGGTGAGCTCGCCTCCATGTACCCGTGGTTCGACCAGGTCAGACGCAGGAACCCGTTCACCCTGAGCCACGGTCAGCGGAGGTGGCTCGCCAACCTCGTCGCCTACGGGTACTCCAGGGACTTGATTCTCCTGGACGAGCCCAGTACAGGCCTAGACGACGTGATGTTCGGCGAGCTTGCGAGGGCTGTGAGGGCGCTGGCCGAGAGGGGTGCTGGGCTACTGGTCTCGACTCACGACCCGAGGCTACTCCTGGAGCTGGCCGACAGGGCGTACTTCGTGGATGGGGGGCGTTTGAGAGAGGTCGACCCGGTCTGGCTCGGGCTGGAAATGCTGAGGGCGGCGGGTGTGAGGCTTGGCTAGGCCTTCTGCATCCCTCGGCTTCCTGATAGCCCTCGGGCTGTCTCTTGCGGCCTTCGTTCTCGAGAACGAGGCCGTCCTGCTCGCCCTGTCACTGGCCTGTTTAGCCGCCTCGTTTAAGAGGCTGAGGAGGGTCTACTGGGTTTACGCCCTGTACGCTGTCGGGTTGACCGGCGTGTTCGTGAACGCGGTCTTGTTCAACAACACGGGGAGCACTGTATTCCACCTCCTCGGCTACCCGGTGAGGAGCGGCGCAGTAGAGGGCTTCGTGAGGGTGTCGCTCAGGCTCCTCCTCATAGCAGCCGCCGGCTCCTGGTTCATCACTAGCTACACGCCGGTCGAGGTGGCGAGGGGGCTCGAGAGGGAGCTGGGAGTCCCCAAAGGGGTCGCATACGCGGTAGCCTACGCTTTCAGGCTCATGCCCCTCGTTGCGAGGGACTACAGAGAGGTCGAGTTCGTGAGGAAGGAGAGGGGGAAGAGGGCCGTCCCGGTCACCCCCGGTGACCTGGCAAGCATAATAACCCCACTCCTGCGAATAGGCTACGAGAGGGCGTTGTGGACGGGTATCTCAATGGAGTTACGGGGCTTCAGTCTGAGGAGGGTCAAGCGGGAGTTCAGGCTCCTATACCGCTGAGAGCGTCGAGACCGAGTGGAGATCTTCAGTGGGTTCTTCTCACCGGTTTAAGACCTAACATGAGCCGCGTGGAGTCTATGGAGGTGATCAAGGCGGTGAGTAAGCTAGGGGAGCCCGTTCTAGCGACCCTGATAATCGAGGAGAAGATAAAACGCGCTAGAGGTCTCTTACAGGGTCTATATCCTTAACGAGGGCTGCTTCGTAATTAGTGGTGAGACGTAGAGTTTATGAGCTCTGGTTTATTTGTTTTTATCGACGCCCTCGTGTCTGAGAGGTTGCTGAGGCCTAAGGAGGCTTGTCAGAGTTTAGGTATAAGCCACTCTACTCTCTCAAGGTGGGTTAGAGAGGTTAAGATCAAGGATGTTAGGACTGCTGGTGACAGGTACAGGATTCCGGAGAGCGAGGTTCGGTAGATCGTCGAAGGTATTCCAGCAGGAGAAGTCAGGGCCGCTGTCTATGCCCGGGTGAACTCCAGCGACCAGAAGAGCGACCTTGAGAGGCAGGTACAGCACATACACAAGCACGCTTGTGGTGAAATGTCCTAAGGGGTTGGGAACTGTTCTAGGTGATGATAGAAGTGAAGGTTATGAGTTGTTGCAAAACACTCGAGAAGCATGATTCGACCAGCAACAGTTTTAGTGGGGGGCTATAGGAGATATAGCTCCACCTTCTCCAGCCTTCCAGTTTTTGG
Encoded here:
- a CDS encoding ABC transporter ATP-binding protein, yielding MSESVVVNNLRKVYRGGVVAVDGLTFTVKRGEIYGLVGPNGSGKTTTLRIISTLLKPTSGDVFVEGYSVVRQPMAVRGVISYLPEEAGAYRDLTGYDFIEFMLSIRFKGRELEERVDEAISISDLGEFIEKPVKKYSKGMKRILALSVALAIHPRVLVLDEPTSGLDVEKSMFVRELIKRYREREGVTVILSSHNMLEVENLCDRVGVIYKGKLIAEGEVHRLKSAYSASNLEEVFLRAVKQHGV
- a CDS encoding cation diffusion facilitator family transporter encodes the protein MNPVELSIVLNSVSTVLFVVSLFFSSSISVQIGALNELTDTIGLIAMMVGLRRVRRSLEYPFGVERRSYATSLIALMIFSGSILGFAVNRVVSALGRMPDVYSTPISLHAVLVSTVLNTVPLFYSAYYLTRENTDPVAKGTMVDSLADTLVGIISFIALYTGSSLVDVVGSVIITGVVVAISFSIGYRFYRVLTGHAPPKGVLVKVLNSVLSLREVKDVNVFKAAMLTEDEYLLVLEVEVDENMDVRRAEELANSIESKVKEVDPRFKYVYVEIVPARREPPSYKEIISEITSLDE
- a CDS encoding carboxypeptidase M32 — translated: MVDSLVFENEVVKEILEKYRAIWAIGHAQALLSWDSETYMPRGGVEERAVARAELSLLAQKLILSPEFTQLVEKAEKVENLNDYERGVVRVLSREIRIMRAIPPRLLAELEKTTQEAMHAWRAAKETDDFNKFKPYLEKIVKLTREKADCLGWKDHPYDALLDLYEEGLTTRDVDNILTPLTSELKSILEKVEAEGRYPRKHPLEDVKYERAWMEAVNSEVLKLLGYPLGERARLDVSAHPFTIEIGLDDVRITTRYEGFDFKRSLLSTVHEFGHATYELQIDPALKYTPIATGVSLGVHEGQSRFWENIVGRSREFVQLVYPVLKKHLPFIEKYTPEDVYLYFNVVRPSLIRTEADEVTYNLHIALRARLEKLMLTGEVKVGDLPELWNNYMEELLGVRPGRHSEGVLQDIHWSMGSIGYFPTYTLGNIVAAQMMYAMEREVGLREKVAKGDFSAIKEWQKNRVHRFGSTYPPKELLKRALGGEYNVEYLLKYLREKYLSH
- a CDS encoding phosphoglucomutase/phosphomannomutase alpha/beta/alpha domain I → MPQFYDNRIIGVPNRDFTPDEAARLGEQFGSALGKGSVVVSGRDYNPASRMLKRAFTSGLMSVGVEVMDFHESLSGEISFSIKRFGAKGGFLFTTSHSVKDSIMLKLFRSPGYEILASRLSIGESEVKRVGLGEIGWVMYSEYIHKLYVSALLSFVKVDEIITRGFRVVVHTAYSPADTIVPDVLKALEVDYVLLHNVKAKAYESMYPFTKELERVADIVRATEAEIGVVVNNDASSLVVLDEKGRILLPEELMLLITLNAPRGSQIVAEARVPGVFKELLASREVLVAEVGSEENLIDAMYKTRPFIALRHTGHFAVPLFSLGYDALITLVKLLESLAFAKMRPSALVDKYRSRAYVEVGRVKAEEVGAAKKGLMPTIYGFSEYTREGLRYLVFNPDDQTYSLLEPRL
- the folP gene encoding dihydropteroate synthase, giving the protein MPQIDAVIAGVRVGDNSPVRLMGVVNVSPESFYKGSVKADAGELIRTVEAFLRSNTDFLDIGGRSTAPYLKTDVPLEVELERVVWAVKLVRDVFGDKVPISIDTTRSRVAEEALRAGANIVNDVSGLREDPRMAVVAREYGAPLILVARVSSYRSGVSPIDQVIGAVKESLSRAVESGVDEKLIVVDPGIGFNRFQDLPWYVWDSMVLAELEKLRGLGRPILVGVSRKSFIGEITGRKDPAERLYGSLGATAIAVYNGAHIVRTHDPAETLDVVKVASFIRLYKTRQMSW
- a CDS encoding energy-coupling factor transporter transmembrane component T — encoded protein: MARPSASLGFLIALGLSLAAFVLENEAVLLALSLACLAASFKRLRRVYWVYALYAVGLTGVFVNAVLFNNTGSTVFHLLGYPVRSGAVEGFVRVSLRLLLIAAAGSWFITSYTPVEVARGLERELGVPKGVAYAVAYAFRLMPLVARDYREVEFVRKERGKRAVPVTPGDLASIITPLLRIGYERALWTGISMELRGFSLRRVKREFRLLYR
- a CDS encoding sugar phosphate nucleotidyltransferase, which encodes MRPPVVILAGGLGTRLRPLTEVLPKPMVPLGGKPLIAHLVERFRETGFHRVYIAANYKGALIKEYVETTGMPAEVRILDSKDTIDGVRLIAEELGDEVVVSMGDLVTSIDVGDQYKLHRETGADATISLTSVDNPLQYGLVMVDESKRILLFTEKPVSLEVYLLSLAFYKTKGVSTYSNLVNAGIYVLGENAMKLITANKSLLDFGRHLFPLMVEEGYRCYGYVVPTGVYWEDIGTIEKYKRAMWDMISGNVPGFKLNGETVSSGVHIHKTADVRGEILPPVYIGEGVVVEEGAVVGPYVSLEGGNFVGRGSRVENSILWQRVAVGRNTYVRESILLNDSVLSDGVKVVDSVIGSGNKVVEDVFSKVLPNKVV
- a CDS encoding ATP-binding cassette domain-containing protein: MLRVEGLTASYGIDGNPVIKSAGIELGDGEVALVTGPSGSGKTTLVLAITGVLKHLLNGHVSGRVSLDGVNPLDPHGFRRVPLVTGVVLQDPDRQIAMPTPLDELVFTLENVGYETTVAVEKSRKVLEFFGLGAKANEHVENLSLGEKRRLTIASAVVHDPGLLILDEPTASLDPWGVKSVVDFVEKARRMGLSVLLVEHKPLFFRDLTDKVYRIEKGVLVDSQPPSTGLPEQRPAGSREGGELVLEAEDLVVGYGEPVLRTDSISVGRGEVVVVAGPNGSGKTTLLKTIAGFLKPISYKKIKVKRAFYVPQHPDFTFIHRTVEGELRDAARSVAFGELASMYPWFDQVRRRNPFTLSHGQRRWLANLVAYGYSRDLILLDEPSTGLDDVMFGELARAVRALAERGAGLLVSTHDPRLLLELADRAYFVDGGRLREVDPVWLGLEMLRAAGVRLG